The following coding sequences are from one Clostridioides difficile ATCC 9689 = DSM 1296 window:
- a CDS encoding diguanylate cyclase, giving the protein MLTKFYLNLTDLNYILDYHKDLLNTKLEDNSRVYTLYLISLINYIKKDREASYNYLIESLKYIKKLSLKDDSDIISKIYIYLTLSAISIRKYDKVNNFYFSAKKIIRQNHLNELLVLLNMSLCVEISALYQTKTDVIALVEEVSFFKTLKNKALVSRANYIFGRVYLYLFNNFIKSMEYLIECLKLAQENNLYSIEAFCKCIISLCYLESGNNVEAIKYINNVLDVAHSNNSISVTERVSIKIDLIWAYLKEDMNKEAEVILLKTIKLMKVVEGVYKDYLYSFIFLYSAEIELKKDNCSFEKVNTYLILSKNIYKSFGDVFIYNSKLDYIYKLYGDLYIKFGNIDEGISCYIKGLNLVKKSSLNLRKISIFYGLIANGYELKKDFKLAIEYYKSMDWYSDRWEKNNSYKTSQAIHKQYELRQKQESLRLLVDDNKKLENDILKDGLTKLYNRRYLEQQLDLFNGTRDKNMVAILVDIDCFKSYNDNYGHLAGDKVIVKVTDIIRSVFIDITEHIIRYGGEEILILVDSIESIGVEEIDNIELYIKRVFKLLEFEGIEHIYSKIKNYITISAGVSIKRCHSRKDVEILIEDADKNLYKSKKAGRNQYIII; this is encoded by the coding sequence ATGTTGACTAAATTCTATCTAAATTTGACAGATTTAAACTACATCTTGGATTATCACAAAGACCTTTTAAATACAAAATTAGAAGATAATAGTAGAGTCTATACTTTATATTTAATTAGTCTTATAAACTATATAAAAAAAGATAGAGAAGCATCATACAACTATTTGATAGAGTCATTAAAGTATATTAAAAAATTGTCATTAAAAGATGATTCAGATATAATATCTAAAATTTATATTTATCTTACTTTATCAGCTATTTCTATAAGAAAATATGATAAGGTAAATAATTTTTATTTCTCAGCAAAAAAAATTATAAGACAAAATCATTTAAATGAGTTGTTGGTATTGTTAAATATGAGTTTATGTGTAGAAATAAGTGCTTTATATCAGACCAAAACGGATGTAATAGCTTTAGTAGAAGAAGTGTCTTTTTTTAAAACTTTAAAAAATAAAGCTCTTGTAAGTAGGGCAAATTATATATTTGGGAGAGTTTATCTATATTTATTTAATAACTTTATAAAAAGTATGGAATACTTAATTGAATGTCTAAAATTGGCTCAAGAAAATAATTTATACTCTATAGAGGCTTTTTGTAAATGTATAATAAGTTTGTGTTATTTAGAGAGTGGAAATAATGTAGAAGCTATAAAATACATAAATAATGTATTAGATGTTGCACACAGTAATAACTCAATATCAGTAACTGAAAGAGTGTCTATAAAAATAGACCTTATATGGGCATATTTAAAAGAAGATATGAATAAAGAAGCAGAAGTTATTTTATTAAAGACTATAAAATTAATGAAAGTTGTTGAAGGTGTATATAAGGATTATTTATATTCATTTATATTTTTATATTCAGCTGAAATTGAGTTAAAGAAAGATAATTGTAGTTTTGAAAAGGTAAACACCTATTTAATTTTATCAAAAAATATATATAAAAGTTTTGGAGATGTTTTTATATATAATTCTAAACTAGATTACATATATAAGTTGTATGGAGATTTATATATAAAATTTGGTAATATAGATGAAGGTATAAGTTGTTATATAAAAGGTTTAAATTTAGTTAAAAAGAGTTCATTGAATCTTAGAAAAATATCTATATTTTATGGGCTAATAGCAAATGGATATGAGCTAAAAAAAGATTTTAAACTGGCAATAGAATATTATAAAAGTATGGATTGGTATTCTGATAGGTGGGAAAAAAATAATTCCTATAAAACATCTCAAGCAATTCACAAACAATATGAACTCAGACAAAAACAAGAGAGTTTAAGATTACTAGTGGATGATAATAAGAAATTAGAAAATGATATTTTAAAAGATGGACTTACTAAACTATATAATAGAAGATATTTGGAACAGCAGTTGGATTTATTTAATGGAACCAGAGACAAAAATATGGTTGCAATACTGGTCGATATAGATTGTTTTAAAAGTTATAATGATAATTATGGTCATCTAGCAGGGGATAAAGTTATAGTTAAGGTAACTGATATTATAAGAAGTGTATTTATAGATATTACCGAACACATAATCAGATATGGGGGAGAAGAAATTTTAATATTAGTAGATTCTATAGAATCAATCGGTGTTGAAGAGATTGATAATATAGAATTATATATTAAAAGAGTTTTCAAACTTCTTGAATTTGAGGGTATTGAACATATATATTCTAAAATAAAAAACTATATAACTATAAGTGCTGGAGTAAG
- a CDS encoding GGDEF domain-containing protein, with translation MEEIDDTILDSMFKLTLNERLLTNNDFIENKIDVVKNLIDCYKTEQNSLMLLKSNFLLALLYGIQGFSEKMKEYILISCKYIDKCLPKDYKFLARFYSQIAILSLKNEDVNKANLYMDKFNLICDENNFLIEEIIFKSQLIYIKASKCIESSVIIKEIETLYIKIKEINDFNCKKIYFFIIGKIYFLFLDDALIAKVNFLKARKYADLLKDMQVSSLCNIKIGECECSFENYECSMEYFNEVISNKKYRNVNIIQKYRASNNITKILIKTRNYPVAINNLAKSEVYLEKIKNHSLKEVEKFDLFISLAMYYAKSNEKSFEQSICYLDRAKNILNMIKNIEEYIIYDLEIIYHQAKIYYIFGYYDNALNTNKKLLEKSKNAKNYNYVKLAYKSIYLCFEKIQNYEMSMKYFKMYYELKMMYIKARNRNYIDSLNYRHEYIEKEINNMRKVKLDLDKKKYVDHLTSAYNRTFLNDFLEKQEVSEYCTAFMIDVDYFKEYNDTYGHYNGDIALKNITIIIKKYLKKDMLMIRYGGEEFLILSVCKDYKKSKIFGRKLCRIVKKFLNNNLTVSIGIDTCKNSSIDIKEIIENADKALYKAKESGRNRCLHYHDFKNF, from the coding sequence TTGGAAGAGATAGATGATACAATTTTAGATTCAATGTTTAAACTAACCTTGAATGAAAGATTATTGACTAATAACGATTTTATTGAAAATAAAATTGATGTAGTAAAGAATTTAATTGATTGCTATAAAACTGAACAAAATAGTTTAATGTTATTAAAATCAAATTTTTTGCTAGCTTTATTATATGGTATTCAAGGGTTTAGTGAAAAAATGAAAGAGTATATTTTGATTTCCTGTAAATATATTGATAAATGCTTACCCAAAGATTATAAATTTTTAGCACGATTTTATTCACAAATAGCTATTTTAAGTTTAAAAAATGAAGATGTAAATAAGGCAAATTTATATATGGATAAATTTAATCTTATTTGTGATGAAAATAATTTTCTAATTGAAGAAATTATTTTTAAATCACAACTTATTTACATTAAGGCAAGTAAGTGTATAGAATCTTCTGTAATAATTAAAGAGATAGAAACGTTGTATATAAAGATAAAAGAAATTAACGATTTTAATTGTAAAAAAATATATTTTTTTATTATTGGTAAAATATATTTTTTGTTTTTGGATGATGCTCTAATTGCTAAGGTAAATTTTTTAAAAGCAAGAAAATATGCAGATTTACTAAAGGATATGCAAGTATCTTCACTATGTAATATAAAGATAGGTGAGTGTGAATGTTCGTTTGAAAATTATGAATGTTCCATGGAATATTTCAATGAAGTAATAAGCAATAAAAAGTATAGAAATGTAAATATAATTCAAAAATATAGAGCATCAAACAACATAACTAAAATATTAATAAAGACTAGAAATTATCCTGTCGCAATAAATAATTTAGCAAAATCTGAAGTATATCTAGAAAAAATTAAAAATCATAGCTTAAAAGAAGTAGAGAAGTTTGATTTATTTATAAGTTTAGCCATGTATTATGCAAAAAGTAATGAAAAATCTTTTGAACAATCAATATGCTATTTAGATAGAGCTAAAAACATATTAAATATGATAAAAAATATAGAAGAATATATAATATATGATTTAGAAATAATTTATCACCAGGCAAAGATATATTATATCTTTGGATATTATGACAATGCCTTAAACACAAATAAAAAACTCCTTGAAAAATCTAAAAATGCTAAAAATTATAATTATGTGAAGTTAGCATATAAGAGTATATATTTGTGTTTTGAAAAGATTCAAAATTATGAAATGAGTATGAAATACTTTAAAATGTATTATGAGTTAAAAATGATGTATATAAAAGCTCGAAATAGAAATTATATAGATTCCTTAAATTATAGACATGAGTATATAGAAAAAGAAATAAATAACATGAGAAAAGTAAAACTTGATTTAGATAAAAAAAAGTATGTTGACCATTTGACAAGTGCATATAATAGAACTTTTTTGAACGATTTTTTAGAAAAACAAGAAGTTAGTGAATATTGCACAGCATTTATGATAGATGTAGATTACTTTAAAGAATACAATGATACTTATGGACACTACAATGGAGATATTGCTCTTAAAAATATAACTATAATAATAAAAAAATATCTAAAAAAAGACATGCTTATGATAAGGTATGGTGGAGAAGAATTTCTGATATTATCTGTATGTAAAGATTATAAAAAAAGTAAAATATTTGGAAGAAAATTATGTAGGATTGTAAAGAAATTTTTAAACAATAATTTGACAGTTAGTATTGGCATTGATACATGTAAAAATAGTAGTATAGATATAAAAGAAATAATTGAAAATGCTGATAAAGCTTTATATAAAGCAAAGGAAAGTGGTAGAAATAGATGTTTGCATTATCATGATTTTAAGAATTTTTAA
- a CDS encoding DUF3785 domain-containing protein, whose protein sequence is MSLYKFIYDDKEYLLKEENCSALINDEENPVQGVSISKIIDILNEAEEVDFDVEYYQEACPLCLEGVKEKKKFFPFLEYHFYIFSKDGEYVISNISVDYKGLSFNKLSRANKVDNSYIVSVIICENCQDYIVQIENCIV, encoded by the coding sequence ATGAGTTTATATAAGTTTATATATGATGATAAGGAATATTTATTAAAAGAGGAGAACTGTAGTGCTTTAATAAATGATGAAGAAAATCCAGTTCAAGGAGTAAGTATTTCAAAAATAATTGATATACTTAATGAAGCAGAAGAAGTTGATTTTGATGTAGAATATTATCAAGAAGCATGTCCATTATGTTTAGAAGGAGTAAAAGAAAAGAAAAAATTCTTTCCTTTTTTAGAATATCACTTTTATATTTTCAGTAAAGATGGAGAATATGTAATAAGCAATATATCTGTTGATTATAAAGGACTATCTTTTAATAAACTATCAAGGGCAAATAAAGTTGATAATAGTTATATTGTAAGTGTGATAATTTGCGAAAATTGTCAGGATTATATAGTTCAGATAGAAAATTGTATAGTTTAG